The nucleotide window GACCGGATCGTGCAGGTGCAGGGACTTGTACCGGTTGCGCCAGGAGTCCCCCGGCCGCTGGTTCTTCTCGATGATGATGGTGGGCACGCCGAGCCGCCGCAGCCGCGCCGCCAGCCCGATCCCGCCCTGCCCACCGCCGGCAATCACGGTGTAGGGCTGCTCCTCGTAGCCGAGCCGGGCCTCCTGCTCCTCCTTCAGTTCCAGCCAGGACTTGCGGCCCTTGGTGATGTGGTGCGCTACGCCCTTGTCCCGGTTTGGCCCCTTTTTCTCCTCGAACCCCTTGAGCTCCTGCATGGTGGTCAGCAAGGTCCAGCATTTGCCGTCGCGCAGCCGCAGATGGGCCCAGCCTCGGGCGGTCCCGGTCTCGAAATTGACCCAGGCCTCGGTCGCCGCCGCGTCCCCGGTGGCGACCTCCGCCAGCTTCCAGCCGGAGGGCTGCACATCGGCCAGCCTGGCTTCAAGCATCCGCCGGATCTCCGCCTTGCCTTCCAGGGTCTTCAGGTTCCAGGTGAAGGAAACAAAGTCCCGCCAGAAACACTCGTCATCGAAGAGTTCCAGTGCGCCGTCGATATTTCCGGCCTGCAGCGCTTCGTCCAGGTTGTCCAGCCACGCCTGCGCGACGTCGTTCGGTGAATCCGCCATGTCCACTCCTTTGTGTCAATTGCTCGTGTCCTGAGGGTCGCAACAGCTTCGGCGGTACGCGTATGCTGGTGCGAACGTGATCGACATCACCAGTGTCAGCCCGCGGGGGTTGCAACGGCGTTACACGGCGGCCGCACCCCGTTCACTCCGGCTGGCATCGAACGAAGGAGCCACGGTTGCCTGCAAGCCCGCCCTATCCAACTACGGGTGCTGCGTTGGAACCGGGGCTGCGTTTCACTGCGCCGCGTGAGTACGCCCGGTTGCTGCGCACCGCGCACGAACAGGTCATCGGCGGGGTGCACCGTCCTGAAATTCCTTCCGCTTTGGTCGCCTCGTGGCGTCGCTCCATGGCCTTGGGCATCGACCCGGATCAGCACAGCCCCCGGCACCTGCACGATCCGGCCGACGTCGCCGATCTCCGCCGCGGCCACCGTCTCCAGACAACGCTGCCCGCGCTCACAGACCTGCTGGCCGAAGATGGCGTCGACGGACGGCACCTGCTCATCATCACGGATGCGCAGGGCGAGGTGCTGTGGCGGATCGGCAGTGCCTCGGTGCTGCGCAGGGCTGACTCGCTGGAGTTTATCGAGGGTGCGGACTGGTCCGAGGCCGGCATCGGTACCAACGCCATCAGCCAGGCTCTGACCACGGGCGCTCCGGTCCAGCTGTTCTCCGCCGAGCATCTGGTCCGCACCCACCACGAATGGGCTTGCACGGCGGCGCCGATCCGGGATCCGCGAACCGGCCGCATCCTCGGAGTGCTGGATGTCTCCGGACCGTTGGACACGCTGACCACGGACAGTCTGCGCATGGTGCGCTGCGGCGTCCGGGTGGCCGAGGAACTGCTGGCAAAGCACGACGACGGCGCGCGGGCTACAGCTTCCGCCATTCCACCGGAGCGCCGCAAGGCTTCCCGTGGGCCTGCCGCCGAGCAATCGTCCGAGGGTGTGCGGTTGGAACTGTTGGGCGACAAGCCTGCCGCAGTGCTAGCCAATGGCTCGCAGGTTCCCCTGACATTGCGACGGGCCGAGATCCTGGCACTGCTGGATTCCCGCAGACAGGGTTGGAGCGCGGACGAGCTTGCGTTCGAGCTGTACGGCGACACAGGCACGCCCTCAACGGTCCGCATAGAAATGCACCGGATCCGAGCTGCGCTCGGCAATGCCGTCGCGTCGTCGCCCTACAGGCTGACCGGGTCAAAGGAACGGGGTTCAGATGCCCGCCAGGTGATGGAACTGCTGCGCCAAGGCAAGCTACGCGAGGCGCTCGATGCCTATAGTGCGCCATTGCTGCCCCGCTCAAGTCTGCTCTGCGTGGAGCTCCTGCGCGAAGAACTGAACCTCGCCGTCGGCGCCGCCGTACGCGCCAGTGGCTCCGCCGAACTGATCAGCCGGTGGCTGGCCACGGACATGGGCTCGGGCGATGCCGGCGCTGTGGATGCTCTGGAACACCTGCTGGGCCCTTCGCACCCCCGATGCTCTGCCTTCCGCGCCCGGATCGATTTACTGGACCGGACTCTACGCAGCTGACCGCAACGGCTAAAGACCCTTAAGATCGCGAAAGGCTTCGCGGATGGCAACTTCGTGGGCGACTGCGTTGAACCTAAACACGGTTTCAGCGTCCGCTACCAGACGTTCATTGCATTCGCGAAAGAGTTCCTCATTCACCCGCCTCTGCAAAACTTCCAGAGCCGGCTCCGACAGGGTTGAAAGATCTTTCGGAAACTCGTCCGATGGCTTTAGAGCAGAGAACGGCATGACAGATCCCTTCTCCAGCTACCCCGCGCTGGGCCTCCTCAGTGATTTCGGCGAACGGCTGATGCCGTGTCGACTTCTCCATTTGACCGCCGTTCCGCCAAACTGGCAATAGTCATCGCAGGGGAAATCTGCAGACCGTCGGATACTGCCTGCCATTGCCGAAAATAGCACCGGCAGGAGCGTCTGCGGACAGGTTCGTAGACGCTCCCCCAACGGCGTGCAAAGGTAGTCCCATGCAAACCCTGGACGACGTCCGCCGCATCTGCCTCTCATTTCCCGGAGTTACCGAAAGGCTCAGCTGGGGCAATCCGGCCTGGTTCGCGCGGACCCTGATGGCCCGCATCTGGGAAGATGGTGTGCTCACGGTCAAGACCCGGGAACGCGATGCCCTCGCCGGTACGTCCCCGGATATCTTCTTCTGGACGCCGCACCATGAACGCTCGCCCGAGCTGGTGCTGGTGCGGCTGGGTCGGATCTCCGCTGAGGAGCTGGCCGAGCTGCTGGACGATTCCTACCGCATCGCAGGTACGGTCAGGAAAGCCCGCTAATCCAGCTTCCGGTGCATCACGTGCAGCCCCACCAGCCCGTCAACCGGATGGTCGAAGGCGTCCGGAATGGTCGCGAGGATTTCGAAGCCCAGTGACTGCCACAGTCGCACAGCCCTGACGTTGGAAGCAACAACGGCGTTGAACACCATCGCGCGGTAGCCGTCTGCCTGCGCCTGCTCCAGGACGTGGTTGGCCAAAGCCCTCGCGATGCCTTTGCCGCCGCGGCCCGGGTGCACCATAAACCCGGCGTTTGCAACCTGGGCCGCAGCCCCACCGTAGTTCGGGTGGAGCTCGGCTGTCCCGGCGACCGCACCGTCGTCGTCAATTGCGACAAAGGTGCGTCCCCGGCCGGACAGATGCAGCCACTTGGCGCGCAGCGACTCTTCCGAGCTGTCCGGGTCCAGGGTGTACGTCTCCCCCGCCCGGATGATCGGTTCCATGACGGACCAGATGCCGGCCCAGTCGGTGGACGTGGCGTCGCGGATGTGCATGTTGTTCCTCTTTCCAAGCCCGCCTGTCGGATAGCCGAATGGCGGGCGAAAGTTTCGGCTCGCCCGCCAAAAGCTGTTAGCGGACGGTCGCTTCCTCAAGCGTATCCGTGGCGCCGTGGGCAGCTGCGGAGGCAGGGCCGCCCGGAACCAGCTTCGCCCCTTCGACATCGACGTCCGGCAGGATCTTCTCCAGCCAGTTCGGCATCCACCACGCAGATTTGCCCAGCAGGTGCATGGCCGCGGGGATCAGCGTCATGCGCACCACGAAGGCATCCAGCAGCACGCCCAGCGCCAGCGCGAAGCCGATGGGCCGGACCATGGTCAGGTGGGAGAAGATGAAGCCGGCAAACACAGAGACCATGATGATCGCGGCGGCCGTGACCACCTTGGCGCCGTGGTTGAAACCGCTGACGACCGCGGCGCGCGCGTCCTCGCCGTGCGCAAATGATTCGCGCATGCCCGAGACCAGGAACATCTGGTAGTCCATCGCCAGGCCGAAGAGCACGCCTATCAGGATCATCGGCAGGAAGCTCAGGATCGGGCCCGGATGGTGGACGCCGAAAACCTCGCTCAGCCAGCCCCACTGGTAGATCGCCACGACGGCACCGAAGCTGGCTCCGAGCGACAGCAGGAAGCCGGCCGTCGCCAGCAGCGGCACCAGGATGGAGCGGAAGACCAGCAGCAGCAGGATCAGCGAGAGCCCGATGACAATGGCCAAGTAAATGGGCATGGCGTCGGCAAGTTTGTCCGAGACGTCGATTTGCATGGCGGGCTGGCCGGTCAGCGAAACGCCGACGCCGGTGGTCGCCTCGAGCGCGCTGGCTTCAGCGCGAAGGTTGTGGACTAGGTCCTCGGTACTCTCCGCTGCCGGACCTTCCTCCGGGATGACCTGCAGTACGGCGGTGCGGCCGTCCTCGCTGGTGCCGGTGGGCACCGCGGCGGAGACGTGGTCCATGGCGCGCAGTTCCTGCGACAGCTCCAGCAGCGCCTCGTCCTTGGCAGTGCCTTCAAGGCCTTCCGGCAGGTCAGCCACGATGATCAGCGGGCCGTTAATGCCTTCGCCAAAGTTCTCGCCGAGCTGCGTGTAGGCCTGGTACGCCGTGGAATCCGCAGGCTCGGAACTGCCGTCCGGCAGACCCAGACGCAGTTCGGCGGCGGGAACCGCCATGATTCCAAGAACGGCGACGCCGGCCACCAAGGACAGCCACGGATGCCGGGTGACGGCCTTGCCCCAGCTGCGCTTGGGGTCGTTGTGGAACTGCCCACCCGCCGTCGTTGTTTGAGCGGTATTTTCACTCACGGGTCCGCTCATTCCGGCCTTTGCCCACGCCCGCTTGGACAGAATCCGTTTGCCCATGATGGCCAGCATGGCCGGGGTCAACGTCAAAGCAACGACGACGGCGACCGCCACCGTCGCGGCACCGGCGAGTCCCAGCACGGTCAGGAACGGGATGCCCGGGACCGCGAGCGCGGCCAGGGCGATGATCACCGTCAGGCCCGCGAAAAGCACCGCGTTGCCCGAGGTTCCGGTGGCGCGGCCGATGGACTCGACCAGCGGGACGCCGGAGAGCAGCTGGGTGCGGTGGCGGTTGACGATGAAGAGCGAGTAGTCGATCCCCACGGCCAGACCGAGCATCAGGGCCAGGACCGGCGAGATCGAGCTCATTTCCACCACGCCGCTGAGCGCCATGGTTCCGCCGACGCCAACACCGACGCCGATGACCGCCATCAGCAGCGGCAGTCCGGCGGCGATGAGAGTGCCGAGCATGAGGATCAGGACGGCTGCGGCAACGGCAATACCGATGATCTCCGCGGCGCCGAAGAGCTGCGAAATGTCCTCGACGATGTCCTTGCTGTACTCCGCCTGCAGGCCCGGGACGAGGCCCGCCTCGGTGATCTGCTGGACCTGGTCGCGGTCAGCCCTGGCGACCTCCATCAGGGGCTGCTCGAACTGGACCTGTACAAAGGCGGCGGAAGCGTCCTCGGAAACGAAGCGCAGGCCCTCGGAGGACTGCTGCTGCAGCTTGGCTGCTTCAAGCTCGGCGACGCCGGACTCATACTCCGCGCGGCCGTCTTCGAGCTGCTGCTCGGCTTCGGCCAACCGGTCCTGGGCCGCTTCCAGCTGTGCCCGCTGCGGCTCCAGCTGGGCGCGGGCCTGCTCCGCCATGGCAGTTTGGCCGGCCGCCTCGAGTTGCTGGATCTGTGCCTCGGCAGTCTCGAGCTGCTGCTGGGCCGGCGCAAGCTGAGCCTTGCCTGCGTCCAGTTCGGTCTGGCCTGCCTCCAGCTGCTGCTTGGCTGCGTCCAGCTCGGCTAGGCCGTCGTCGATCATTTCCGGCGCAGCGTCCAGGGAGCTCTGCAGTTCCAGCGGATCGGTGGCGCTCTTGACGGCGTCGTTGTCCGTGAGTTCCTCCGAGATCGCGGCGATCGCGTCTTCCTGCTCAGCAGTGAAGGCCTTGCCATCCTCAGTGGTGAAGACAATGGTGCCGAGGCCGCCCGAGGCCTCGGGCATCTTCTCCTTCAACTCATCCAGCACGCCCTGCGCAGGGGTGCCGGGGATGGTGAAGCTGTTGGACAGCGTGCCGCTGAACGCAACGAGGGAACCGCCGACCGCCACCATGACGGCCAGCCAGGCGGAGACGAACCACCACCGCTTGCGGGCGGCGAACTTGCCAAGGGCATACAGCAACGAGGCCATGCGTCAGGAATCCTTCGAAAGTGAATTGAAGCCGGTGCGGAGCATCCCGATGCTCGCCAGCAGATACTTTTGGAATGCTCCCGTGTCCGGCGAGCGGCCGGCAGTTTCGGCGGCGGCTTCCCGCATGGCCGCCTGGCCGCAGGCGATCAGGGCACCGGCGAGCGAATTGATCAGCAGGTCGCTCTCGGAGCGGGATAAACGGACACGCAGGCCCTCTTCGAGTTTCTGCTGGGCCTTGTTCCAGACCTGTAGCTGCACCCGCTCCAGCTGGGGATCGTCCTCGCCCATGGCATAGATCTCGCAGAGCAGCGCCATCTGTTCCTGGGATACGTCCCCGCCCAAGGTGGCGAGCACGGCGTCCATGATCGGCTCGTCGGCCGGCCGGTCGTAGAGCTGGGCGAAGGCACCCTCCAGGAACTCCTCCACCGGACGCGTGAGCGCGGCCTCGATGGACGGGAAGTAATTGAAGAACGTGCGGCGGGAGATTCCGGCTTCTTCGGCCAGTTGGTCGACGGTGAAGCCGCCGGGCCCATGGGCACGGGCAAGGCTAAGCGCCGCCGTCGATATGGCGGTCCGGGTGGCGCGCTTGTTCAGCTCCCGCCGGCCGCCGGAGTCGGCTGGTGATAGTTGTTCGGATGGCACTCGTCTACGATAAACCTAAACTTGCACAGGATGCAAAGTTGCACACGAGGCATTGTCTATCGGTCAGCCTTGGTAATTCACGAACCGTTTGACGTCGTCGAGCTCCTGCTGGAGATCTTCCATGGTCCGCTTGTAGCGCGCGAACTCAGCCTTCTGCCATTTCTTCTCGCGGTAGCTGGTGGCGAGGGCGAAAAGTGCCAACGGAATCACCACAAGGAATCCCCAGCCGGCCGCAGCGAAGAAGTCGAGAGCAACGGGAATGGCCTGCTGAATATCCCGGACATCATTGATCCTCGCCACGACGTCGTCCATGACAGAGTCGAGCGATTGCAGGTGCTGCCCAATCATCGGAGTGCCTGACAATGATGGGGCGGCCAGCGGAGCATTGTCAGACCAGCGTGGATCCCCCGGATGCGCAACCACGTAGATTCCGGAAGCGATGTTGGCAGCAATGAAGGTGGTCACGGCCCCAAGGGCCCCCGCGAGCAGTTTTCGCGCCTGCCGCAGGTATTTTGGCAGATGCGACAGACGCTCACCCGGATGCCACAGGTGCATCGACAGCCCCACAAGGATTGCCAGTATCCAGATGCCCGCGCTTAATACTTCGATACTGATTTCAGCCAGTGACACAGGAATAACCGCTCCTAGCAAATACAAGGTAGATTCTCAGCCTTGCAGGCCGTCGGCTCGCAGGGTGACCGCCAAAGGCCATGCATCAAGAAAAGGGTGAATGACCTAAGAAGAATAGGTGACCCGTCACTTACGACACGCCTCCACTGCGACTGTTACGGTCCGATTGAGATCATGCGTCGGCAGGCAAGCATTGAGGGATGGCTTCCCCGCGGTACGGGCGGCTCTGGCCCACGGACGTGGCGAACTGTCAGGATGGATTCATGCCATCACTTCACGGCGGGGAGAAGGAAAAAGGGCAGGCTGCACTCCGGCAGCCCCCTGCCGACTGGTTCGTCTTGCTGGCGCGAATCACCGCTGAGATCAGGGAACTGCTGGAGAACCGGCAGATCTGGTTGAGAACGACTGCACGTTCTACAGAGCAGGAGACCGACAAGCACTTCCAGGGTGCCGATGGACGGGGCAGCGCTGCAGCTTCACCGGACGGGCAAAGCTGGCTGGATGCGCTCTACTACCGCGATGCGGCGCTGGGGATTCGGCGGATGCTCGACGGCGACCGCCGGACCGGCTCCCTCAAGCGGCTCCTGCAGAAGATGGCGGAAGAGCCCAGGGTGCTGGCCGGTGAGTGGTTCCTCGGCGATGCAACCGGAGAACGCCGTCGTGATTTGGAACTTGCTTTCATGGCAGAAGCAGACACGCTGAAGTTTGGGCATCTGAACCCGGCCGTGCCGCGCGCGGACCTGGCCGCGCTGAGCGAGAAGACCGCGGGGATCAAGTGCTACGTGGACCAGCACATAACCCATGCCCAGCTGGATCCGCACTCGGCCATGCCGCCGCCGTCGGACATAGACGCGGCGTTGGATCTGCTGGCCCAGTTGCTCGACAAATACACGTTCCTGCTGCGGCCACCGCAGGCGAATGGCGTGGCCGCGACTTCAGAACCCGATCAGTCCGGAACCGCCAGGCCTGGCGCTACTGCTGGGCCCAGAGGTTGATGCCGGATTCCACCGCATACTGGTCGATCATGTCGATCTCCTCCAGGGAGAAGTCCAGGTTTTCGACGGCGGCAAGATTATCCTCGAGCTGCTTCACGCTTGAGGCACCGATGAGCGCCGAGGTGACCTGGCCGCCCTTGCGCTGCTCGCGGAGCACCCAGGCGATGGCGAGCTGCGCAAGGGACTGGCCGCGTCCGGCGGCAATCTGGTTCAGGGCACGGACCCGCGAAAGCCGATCTTCATTCAGCCAGTCCGCCGCGAAGGACTTGTTCTGTGCAACCCGCGAGTCCTGCGGGATCCCGCCGAGATAGCGGTCGGTCAGGAGACCCTGCGCCAGCGGGGAGAAAGCGATGGAGCCAAGGCCCTCCTCCTCGAGGACTTCGAGCAGGTTGGGACTGCCATCTTCGACCCAGCGGTTGAGCATGGAGTAGGACGGCTGGTGGATCAACAGCGGCGTGCCGAGCCCGCGCATGATCCGTGCGGCCTCGCGGGTCTGCTCGGGGGTGTAGGAGGAGATGCCGGCATACAGTGCCTTGCCCGAGCGGACGGCCTGGTCAAGAGCGCCCATGGTCTCTTCGAGCGGGGTCTGCGGATCCGGCCGGTGGCTGTAGAAGATGTCCACGTAGTCCAGTTCCATCCGCTTGAGGGACTGGTCGAGACTGGAAAGCAAGTACTTCCGCGATCCCCATTCGCCGTACGGGCCGGGCCACATCAGGTAGCCCGCCTTCGTGGAGATGATGAGTTCGTCGCGGTACGGCAGGAAGTCCTCGCGCATGTGCCGGCCGAAGTTGGTCTCGGCACTGCCGGCGGGCGGGCCGTAGTTGTTGGCGAGGTCGAAGTGGGTAACACCCAGATCGAAGGCACGGCGCAGGATAGCGCGCTGGGTTTCGAAAGGCTTGTCGTCGCCAAAGTTGTGCCACAGGCCCAGAGAAACCGCCGGGAGCCGCAGCCCACTGCGTCCTACCCGGCGGTATGGAATCTTCTCGTAGCGGTTGCCCGCAGCCTCAAACGTCATTCGTCCATCATGCGTTTACCCCCCGGTCCCTTTCAAATCGAAAATTCAGTGCTTGTCGTCAGAGGACAAGCGATTAAGGGCCAGAGCGCCCACGAGGAGTCCGAAATCACGCAGGGCGACGTCGAAGTAGCCGGGCACCAACAGCAGGTTGATAATGATGCCGGCGAGCCAGGCAGCTACGACCAGCGAGCCGATCCGCGGCTTCCATGCCACGAGAATGCCGGCGAGGATTTCTATGACGCCGACTGCATACATGAACGCTTGCGGAGAAACCGGGATGATGTCGGTCGCAATGGGGGCCAGATAGCTAGTCCAATCGACCATCACGTTGAAGAACTTATCGAGGCCGAAGAGAATCGGCGCGATGGTGAAGACGGTACGCAGCAGCAAAAAGGCCTGGTGCGTATGGCTGCGCAGACCGGGGCGGTCTGTAAGGCGGGGCTGGTGGGTGACCATGACCGTTCCTTTCTAAAAGTAGTAATACTTGACTTTAGAAAGAGCGGGCTGTTATGTCAATGGTTGTTGTTTTTAGAGTAAAATTGCAGGTATGAAAGCACGCACGGAGTCCGATTCGGTCAGCGCAGTTGCCGCTTTAGCGGATTCCTCCCGGCGTGGGGTCTATGAATACATCCTTGAGGCGGAGGGACCGGTCAGCCGGGACGACGTCGCCGGCGCGCTGGGCATGGTGCGCGGCACGGCGGCCTTCCACCTGGACCGGTTGGCGCGGGAAGAACTGCTGACGGTGAGCTACCGGCGGTTGTCCGGGCGCAGCGGTCCAGGGTCGGGCCGGCCGACCAAATTGTATGCTCCGGCGGTCCGAGAGGTCTCGGTCAGCCTGCCGCAACGACACTACGACCTGGCGGCCGAACTTCTTGCGGCCGCCGTCGAGAATTCCCACCGAACCGGAGCCCCGGTGGACGAGTCGTTGCGGCGGGTGGCCGCCGAGGCGGGTAGTGCCATCGGCGAGGACGCGGACAATCTTGAGCATGCCCTGGAGAAGTACGGGTTCAAGCCCGAGAGCGAAGCGGACGGCAGCGTCGTCCTGCAAAACTGTCCGTTCCACCGCCTGTCCCAAAGCCACACGGCCACCATCTGCGGGCTGAACCTGGATCTGTTGTCGGCGGTGACCGGCAAGACCGGGCCTGCCGGCTGCACCGCGGTGCTGGATCCTGCGCCCGGGCGCTGCTGCGTCAGGATCCTGCCGCCCGATCCCGCCTGAACCCCGCGACTCCGCCCAAGGTCCAGCCGCCAGGTGAGAGCGTTAGCCGTCCTGACGGAGTTCCAGCAGCGTCCGCACGGTTTCGGGCACGGCCCGGCCGAAGTCCGAGGCGGCGACGGGTCCTCCGGCAGCGGCCTCGGTTCCGGCGATCCCATGCACAGCGGCGGCCATGGCAGCCACGGCCGCCCAATGGTCGGGCTCGGGAAGGCCTGCTTCGGTCAGGCGGTCGCGCTGGACTGTGGCGGCGAGCGCGCCGAGGATCCCGGCGAGCGTGTCCCCGGAACCTGCCGTTGCCAGCCAGGGCGTGGCGTTGTCCTGGGTAAAGAGAGCACCGGACGGTGAGGAAATGACGGTGGCTGCTCCCTTGAGCAGCACGGTGGCACCGGTAAGCCCGGCGGCAAGGCGTGCAAAGTCCGACGGCGATGCCTCCACCTGCTCGCGCGTCACCTCCACGTCCTGCTCGGCAAGAATTCGGACGAGTTCACCGGCGTGCGGCGTCAGGATCACCTGCGGGCCCAGGTCGGCCGGAAGGCTGTCCAGCGCGCCGGCGTCCGCCACCACCGGCAGTCCGGAAGCGAGCGCGTCCCGAACGCGGACCTGCTGGTCCCGATCCCCGGTGGCGCCTGGTCCCACCAGCCAGGCCTGCACACGGCTCTCCCCCACGGTGCCCTGGCTGCAAACCGCTTCCGGCGTCGAGAGGTTGACCAGGCGGCAGATCTCCTGGGGGCCCAGATAGCGGATCATGCCCACGCCCGTGGCTGCGGCCGCCTGCGTGCACAGCAGTGCGGCGCCCGGATACTGGGCCGACCCGGCGACGATTCCGAGCACGCCGCGCGTGTACTTGTGGCTGGTTCTCTGCGGTACGGGCCACCAGTCGGCCAGATCCGCCGGTTCCAGCCGCCGAAGTTCCGGCACCGGGAGAAGCGGACCGAGGCCGATGTCTACGGTCAGCACCCTGCCTGCAACCTCTGCGGCGGGATCGGTGAGCAGTCCGGCTTTGGCTCCACCGAAAGTCACGGTGAGGTCGGCCGGCAGGACGGGCCCGAAGACTTCCCCGGTATCGGCAGAGACTCCGCTGGGCAGGTCGCAGGCGATGGTCAGGGCCGGGGTTCCCCGCGCGATGATGTTCTCCACCAGATCCTTGCCCGGGCTGCGCAAACCGCCCGAGGCTCCGGTTCCGAGAATCCCGTCGATCAGCACATCCGCACGGGAGCAGCTGGCTGCGGCTTCGTCGGGCGTGACGAAAGGACCGGCTGCCGCGGCGGCGGAATCGTCACCACCCGCGCCCGTACCGGCACCACCAGCGGCCAGCCGCAGCACAGTCCCGCCGGCCTTCTCAAACACGGCCAACGCCTGCGGGTGGCTGCGCGCCGAGGTGAGGACCGCCGTCGTACTCATTCCCCTGCGCGCGAGGGTGGCGGCGGCGAAGAGCGCGTCTCCCCCGTTGTTGCCGCTGCCGGCGATCACTGCCAGCCGCGCGCCGTAGATCCGTCCGCGGTTTTCCCGCACTGCACGGACCACGGCGTTGGCCAGCCCCTGGGCGGCGGTGGCCATGAGCCGGTCGCCGTGCCCGGCGTCGAGCAGCGGTTGCTCGGCGGCGCGGATCTGGCGACCGGTCCAGGCGCTGATCATGCCCCTTAGCCCTGCCCCCGGATGATGGCGGCGGAGTTGGCCGGCAGCGTCAGCACACCGTCCAGCTTCGCTTCGTCTTCCGTGGCCAGCAGCAACCGGCCGGTGCCCGCATCCACGGTGCAGGTCCGGTCCGCGAAGTTCAAGCACACGCTGATCCGGCCGCGGCGCAGAATGAACCAGCCGTGATCCTGGTCGAACTCCACCTGGACGGAAGCGAAATCCGGGTCCGTGAGTTCCGGGGTCTGCCGGCGCAGCGCAATCAGGTCCTTGTACAGCGCCAGCAGCCGCGCGTGGTCCCCGCGCTCCGGCTCGGACCAGTCCAGCTTGGAGTTGGTGAAGGTGGTCTCGGCCTGCGGGTCCGGCACGAGGTCCGGATCCCAGCCCATCCGCTCGAACTCCCGGAGCCGGCCGGCCGACGTGGCCTCGCCCAGTTCCGGCTCCGGGTGGGAGGTGAAGAACTGCCAGGGGGTGGACGCGGCGAACTCCTCGCCCATAAAGAGCATGGGCGTGAACGGCGACGTCAGGTTCAGCACGGCAGCCATCGCCAGCCGACCATAGCCCAGTGTGGAGGACAGCCTGTCCCCCGCGGCGCGGTTGCCAATCTGGTCGTGGTTCTGCGTGCAGACCACCAGCTGGCGCGCTTTCACCCGTTCCTTGTTGATCGGCCGGCCGTGGTGCCGGTGCCGGAAGGAGGAGTACGTGCCGTTGTGGAAGAAGCCCTCCGTGAGCACCTTCGCCAGCACATCCAGGCCCTCGAAGTCCGCGTAGTAGCCGGCGGTTTCGCCCGTCAGGTTCACATGGACGGCATGGTGGAAATCATCGCTCCACTGGCCGGTGAGCCCGTACCCGTTCACAGCCCGGGACTCCAGCAGCCGCGGATTGTTAAGATCCGATTCCGCGATCAGGAACAACGGCTTGTCCAGCTCCCGGGAACATTCATCCGTGGCGGCCGAGAACTCCTCGAGGATGTGGACGGCGCGCTCGTCCTGCAGCGCGTGGACGGCATCCAGCCGCAGCCCGTCCACGTGGTAG belongs to Arthrobacter crystallopoietes and includes:
- a CDS encoding NAD(P)H-hydrate epimerase — its product is MISAWTGRQIRAAEQPLLDAGHGDRLMATAAQGLANAVVRAVRENRGRIYGARLAVIAGSGNNGGDALFAAATLARRGMSTTAVLTSARSHPQALAVFEKAGGTVLRLAAGGAGTGAGGDDSAAAAAGPFVTPDEAAASCSRADVLIDGILGTGASGGLRSPGKDLVENIIARGTPALTIACDLPSGVSADTGEVFGPVLPADLTVTFGGAKAGLLTDPAAEVAGRVLTVDIGLGPLLPVPELRRLEPADLADWWPVPQRTSHKYTRGVLGIVAGSAQYPGAALLCTQAAAATGVGMIRYLGPQEICRLVNLSTPEAVCSQGTVGESRVQAWLVGPGATGDRDQQVRVRDALASGLPVVADAGALDSLPADLGPQVILTPHAGELVRILAEQDVEVTREQVEASPSDFARLAAGLTGATVLLKGAATVISSPSGALFTQDNATPWLATAGSGDTLAGILGALAATVQRDRLTEAGLPEPDHWAAVAAMAAAVHGIAGTEAAAGGPVAASDFGRAVPETVRTLLELRQDG
- the treZ gene encoding malto-oligosyltrehalose trehalohydrolase; this translates as MSNGFAPARFDVWAPLAKTVELKAAGQLLSMEQSQDGWWTLADPAAVPAGETDYGYLLDGETTPLPDPRSRRQPDGVHGLSRRFDADAHQWADGGWQSPGLNGGVIYELHLGTFTPEGTLDAAAAKLDYLAGLGIDFVELLPVNAFNGTHNWGYDGVHWYAVQETYGGPAAYQRFVDAAHRHGIGVIQDVVYNHLGPSGNYLPRFGPYLSAAGGNSWGDSVNLDGPDSDEVRRYILDNVLMWFRDYHVDGLRLDAVHALQDERAVHILEEFSAATDECSRELDKPLFLIAESDLNNPRLLESRAVNGYGLTGQWSDDFHHAVHVNLTGETAGYYADFEGLDVLAKVLTEGFFHNGTYSSFRHRHHGRPINKERVKARQLVVCTQNHDQIGNRAAGDRLSSTLGYGRLAMAAVLNLTSPFTPMLFMGEEFAASTPWQFFTSHPEPELGEATSAGRLREFERMGWDPDLVPDPQAETTFTNSKLDWSEPERGDHARLLALYKDLIALRRQTPELTDPDFASVQVEFDQDHGWFILRRGRISVCLNFADRTCTVDAGTGRLLLATEDEAKLDGVLTLPANSAAIIRGQG